In one window of Candidatus Caccoplasma merdavium DNA:
- a CDS encoding UDP-N-acetylmuramoyl-tripeptide--D-alanyl-D-alanine ligase, with translation MDIKSLYSLFKSHRSVTTDSRNCPPGALFFALRGDTFDGNRFAAAALEAGCSYAVVDDPSVVAGNRYILVDNVLQTLQALARCHRREWGRTVVGVTGTNGKTTTKELMAASLSRRFKVLATEGNLNNSIGVPLTLLRLDDTCEMAVIEMGASHPGDIAELVDIAEPDFGLITNVGKAHLQGFSSFEGVVATKCELYDFLRRHGGKVFLHHEDAILSQRAAGLVAAEYGTTPGLSVSGCLTGCSPCLSFSFTTQGETYAVDTQLIGSYNLPNALAAAAVAAYFGVAPADIARALSEYEPRNRRSQLVRTARNTLIVDAYNANPTSMGAALDNFLTADFPAKTVILGDMGELGADSESEHRRIVEWLGQQPSLDVILVGSEFSKAAGTMTSFADTDALVEFLKANPIADRTLLIKGSRFMKLERCIEYL, from the coding sequence ATGGATATAAAATCCTTATATAGCCTGTTCAAGTCGCACCGTAGCGTGACGACCGATAGTCGGAATTGCCCTCCCGGCGCATTGTTTTTTGCTTTGCGTGGCGATACCTTCGACGGTAACCGTTTTGCCGCCGCTGCGTTGGAGGCCGGTTGTTCCTATGCCGTGGTCGACGACCCCTCGGTTGTCGCCGGCAACCGTTATATCCTGGTCGACAATGTATTGCAGACTTTGCAAGCCTTGGCTCGATGCCATCGCCGCGAGTGGGGACGCACCGTGGTGGGTGTCACCGGCACCAATGGGAAGACCACGACCAAGGAGTTGATGGCCGCATCGCTCTCCCGTCGGTTCAAGGTGCTTGCCACCGAGGGAAATCTCAACAATTCCATCGGTGTGCCGCTCACCTTGTTGCGGCTCGATGACACCTGCGAGATGGCCGTCATCGAAATGGGCGCCAGTCACCCCGGCGACATTGCCGAGTTGGTCGACATAGCCGAGCCCGATTTCGGATTGATTACCAACGTGGGAAAAGCCCACTTGCAGGGATTCAGCTCTTTCGAGGGGGTCGTTGCCACCAAATGCGAACTTTATGATTTCTTGCGGCGTCACGGCGGGAAAGTCTTTTTGCATCACGAAGACGCAATCTTGTCGCAGCGGGCCGCCGGCCTTGTGGCTGCCGAGTACGGTACCACGCCGGGTCTGTCGGTTTCGGGTTGCCTCACCGGTTGTTCGCCCTGCCTCTCATTCTCGTTCACGACCCAAGGCGAGACCTATGCCGTCGATACGCAGCTCATTGGCAGTTATAACCTCCCCAATGCTCTGGCCGCTGCCGCTGTCGCGGCCTATTTCGGGGTCGCTCCGGCCGACATAGCCCGGGCGCTTTCCGAATATGAGCCCCGCAACCGCCGTTCGCAACTGGTGCGCACCGCCCGCAATACCCTCATTGTCGATGCCTATAATGCCAACCCCACCAGCATGGGAGCCGCACTCGACAATTTCCTGACCGCGGATTTCCCCGCCAAGACGGTCATCTTGGGCGATATGGGCGAATTGGGTGCCGACAGTGAGTCGGAACATCGCCGCATCGTCGAGTGGCTTGGTCAGCAACCCTCGCTCGATGTCATCTTGGTCGGAAGTGAATTCTCGAAAGCGGCCGGCACGATGACCTCTTTTGCCGATACCGATGCCCTGGTCGAGTTTCTCAAAGCCAACCCCATTGCGGATCGGACCCTCCTTATCAAAGGTTCCCGTTTTATGAAACTCGAAAGATGCATAGAATATTTGTAA
- a CDS encoding aminopeptidase P family protein, translating into MYNPVFASEALARKEKIQAALRRLPADALLLADNANLYYTSSRVFCGYTYVPAEGDMIYFVRRPVGLAGDNVVYIRKPEQIIEEMQKRGLPLPQTLLVEGDSLSYNEYTRLASAFPSSRILPGGTALIRQVRAVKTPFEIGMIRQSAASHDMLYRHIPKLYTPGMTDLEFSIEIERAARQHGSLGIFRIFGRSMEIFMGNVLAGENADTPTPYDFAMGGAGLDDSLPIGCNGTTIHPGQTVMVDVNGNFTGYMTDLSRVYSLGEIPEKARHAHAVSLEIEQAVMSMARPGVAASELYDKALAIARDRKVEDYFMGHRQKAGFVGHGVGIEINEQPVLAPRSRDVLEAGMVFALEPKFVIPGVGPVGIENTFLVTDDGVERLTNCEEEIRSLD; encoded by the coding sequence ATGTATAATCCCGTTTTTGCCTCCGAGGCCCTTGCCCGGAAAGAAAAGATTCAAGCCGCTTTGCGTCGTCTGCCGGCCGACGCTTTGCTTCTTGCCGACAATGCCAATCTCTACTACACGTCGAGTCGGGTATTCTGTGGCTATACCTATGTCCCGGCCGAAGGCGACATGATCTATTTCGTGCGTCGCCCCGTGGGGCTCGCCGGCGACAATGTCGTCTACATACGCAAGCCCGAGCAGATAATCGAAGAGATGCAGAAACGGGGACTCCCGCTTCCGCAAACCTTGCTTGTCGAGGGCGATTCCCTCTCTTATAACGAATACACCCGCTTGGCGTCGGCCTTTCCCTCCTCGCGCATATTGCCGGGCGGAACAGCATTGATTCGCCAGGTGCGGGCGGTGAAGACACCGTTCGAAATCGGCATGATTCGGCAGTCGGCCGCTTCGCACGACATGCTCTATCGTCACATTCCCAAACTCTATACCCCCGGTATGACCGATTTGGAATTCTCGATCGAAATCGAGCGTGCCGCGCGTCAGCATGGCTCGTTGGGCATATTCCGCATTTTCGGGCGGAGCATGGAGATATTCATGGGCAATGTCCTGGCAGGCGAAAATGCCGACACCCCCACCCCCTACGATTTTGCCATGGGAGGCGCTGGCCTCGACGATTCGCTGCCCATAGGCTGCAACGGTACGACCATACACCCCGGTCAGACGGTCATGGTCGATGTGAATGGTAATTTCACCGGTTATATGACCGACCTTTCCCGGGTCTACTCCTTGGGTGAGATACCCGAAAAAGCCCGTCATGCACATGCCGTCTCTCTCGAAATCGAACAGGCCGTCATGTCGATGGCGCGACCGGGAGTCGCTGCGTCGGAGCTTTACGACAAAGCCTTGGCGATAGCCCGTGACCGGAAGGTCGAAGACTATTTTATGGGACATCGTCAAAAAGCCGGATTCGTCGGTCACGGTGTGGGCATCGAAATCAATGAGCAGCCCGTGCTTGCCCCACGTTCCCGCGACGTGCTCGAAGCCGGTATGGTATTCGCTCTCGAACCCAAGTTCGTCATTCCCGGAGTGGGCCCTGTCGGCATCGAAAACACATTCTTGGTCACCGACGATGGCGTGGAGCGCCTCACCAATTGTGAAGAAGAAATTCGTTCGCTCGATTGA
- a CDS encoding SusC/RagA family TonB-linked outer membrane protein encodes MLFTLKRKFIFLFSLAAITAQAQTVINGKVVDRNNEPLVGVNVSVKGSATATMTDADGTFTLSSKIGLGTADKVVFSLLGYDPDTVSYSPRKTNWVVVLSEKNVVLDDVVVTALGIKRNEVGLGYSTTKLEAGEITRSISANWSQALVGKVAGLNVNTSAGPLGSTRISLRGDVSLNQGGNNALIVVDGVPMSAPMVNTGNAQAASGEGSIDFGNGFSDLNPEDIESVQVLKGASATALYGSRAANGVIMVTTKNGSEQDDRLGVSFSSNTSMENVMMWPDYQYEFGQGQSTNIGLEGSIYEGQHYYSYGDFPDGTVSGTSGTSSAFGPRLDSGLSFYQYDPETQARGESPTPWRSYKNNRKDLFREGFTTTNSLSLSGKNDRGSVRASVTHMKNNWILPNTGFQRLTATISGQQQISRLLSINYRTSYTWRKSDNLPTVGYSGNAISYFLAFQNPSVDLDWYRDMWVRGQENVTQLQPFSKNIQNPYVILYEALNPTEKHATVSMLSANLKLSSHFDFMVRSALQLENDLREQHRPVSDVVFPDGYFRKQNVFSYELNNDVLLTYHNSFFNGITLNAAVGGNMMVSKLDMLSNAANGLITPGVYKLANAVSAIEYDQRLLNKQVNSVYFTANISYANKIFFDVSGRNDWSSTLPKKNNSFFYPSVSMSTLMNEWFEMPDEINLVKLRLSWAQVGNDTDPYKTSQYYATTNFPGSVKLPTTLFNTDFKPEISTNYEAGVDFRVFNNRLGVDFAYYYNRTKNQIIDAPMDPTTGYSKATINSGTVQNMGYEIEVEAVPVLTRDFSWTLRFNWAKNNNKILSLSETADENQLIQKIAQASIIGRVGGSVGDIWGYKFKRAPDGQIIIDETGIPVLTDEIEYVANAYPAWKAGLYNEFKYKNFTLGILIDGQLGGNIYSTTALRMGIQGKSEATLNGRLPGTPLYIAADDPRIAGSDFHQIGGMYVIAPGVVENPDGTFSPNTKPVTAQVYYGQYYAAENVESNTYDASFLKIREVRLEYAFTKHQLRKTPFSSLSIALYGRNLFCFTDFPVFDPEIAALNGGNIVPGIEAGSLPSTRSMGISLNVNF; translated from the coding sequence ATGTTGTTTACGTTAAAAAGAAAATTTATTTTCCTGTTCAGCTTGGCGGCGATAACAGCCCAAGCACAGACCGTAATCAATGGCAAGGTTGTCGATAGGAACAACGAACCGTTGGTGGGCGTGAATGTTTCGGTGAAAGGCTCTGCAACGGCGACCATGACCGATGCCGATGGAACATTCACGCTGTCGAGCAAGATTGGCCTTGGAACTGCCGATAAGGTGGTGTTCAGTCTCTTGGGCTATGATCCCGATACGGTATCTTACAGCCCCCGGAAAACCAATTGGGTTGTCGTGTTGTCCGAGAAAAATGTTGTTCTCGACGATGTCGTGGTGACGGCATTGGGTATAAAACGCAACGAAGTCGGATTGGGATATTCCACCACGAAACTTGAAGCCGGCGAAATCACACGTTCCATATCGGCCAACTGGTCGCAGGCATTGGTGGGAAAAGTAGCCGGATTGAACGTCAATACATCTGCGGGTCCGCTGGGTTCCACGCGTATTTCTTTACGGGGAGATGTTTCATTGAACCAGGGTGGCAACAACGCTTTGATTGTTGTCGATGGTGTCCCGATGAGTGCCCCCATGGTAAATACCGGTAATGCGCAAGCGGCTTCGGGTGAAGGTTCGATAGACTTCGGTAATGGATTCTCCGACCTGAATCCCGAAGATATCGAGAGCGTGCAAGTGCTCAAAGGGGCCAGTGCTACGGCATTGTACGGTTCCCGTGCGGCGAACGGCGTGATAATGGTAACGACCAAAAACGGTAGCGAGCAGGACGACAGGCTCGGTGTTTCCTTCTCGTCAAACACGAGTATGGAAAATGTGATGATGTGGCCCGATTATCAGTATGAATTCGGGCAGGGGCAGTCGACGAACATCGGCCTCGAAGGTTCGATTTATGAAGGCCAGCATTACTATTCTTATGGCGATTTTCCCGACGGAACGGTGAGTGGAACGAGCGGGACGAGTAGTGCGTTTGGCCCGCGTCTCGACAGCGGATTGTCATTTTACCAGTATGATCCCGAAACACAAGCTCGCGGTGAGAGTCCTACACCTTGGAGGTCATACAAGAATAACCGCAAGGACCTGTTTCGAGAGGGTTTTACGACGACCAACTCGCTTTCTTTGTCGGGTAAGAATGACCGCGGTTCGGTGAGGGCTTCGGTAACCCACATGAAGAACAACTGGATTCTTCCCAATACCGGGTTCCAACGCCTCACGGCGACGATTTCTGGGCAGCAACAGATTTCACGCCTGCTGAGTATCAATTACCGGACAAGTTACACCTGGCGCAAGAGCGACAATCTCCCCACCGTGGGTTATAGTGGTAACGCCATATCTTATTTCCTGGCCTTCCAAAACCCCAGTGTCGACTTGGACTGGTATCGCGACATGTGGGTGCGGGGACAGGAGAATGTCACTCAACTGCAACCGTTCAGTAAAAACATTCAGAATCCCTATGTGATACTTTACGAGGCTTTGAACCCCACCGAAAAACATGCTACGGTGTCGATGTTGTCGGCAAACTTGAAATTGAGCAGCCACTTCGATTTTATGGTGCGTTCGGCTTTGCAACTCGAAAACGATTTGCGCGAACAGCACCGTCCGGTAAGCGACGTGGTTTTTCCCGATGGATATTTCCGAAAACAGAATGTGTTCAGTTATGAACTCAACAATGATGTCTTGCTGACTTATCACAACAGCTTTTTCAATGGAATCACCCTCAATGCCGCTGTCGGTGGAAATATGATGGTGTCGAAACTCGACATGCTGTCGAATGCCGCCAACGGCCTGATTACTCCGGGTGTTTACAAATTGGCAAATGCTGTTTCGGCCATCGAGTATGACCAGCGGCTTCTCAACAAGCAGGTGAACAGCGTCTATTTCACGGCAAACATCTCCTATGCCAACAAAATTTTCTTCGATGTGTCGGGACGTAACGACTGGTCGTCGACCCTGCCCAAGAAAAACAATTCATTCTTCTATCCGTCGGTTTCGATGAGTACGTTGATGAATGAGTGGTTTGAGATGCCCGACGAGATAAATCTCGTGAAGTTGCGCCTCTCCTGGGCCCAGGTGGGTAATGATACCGACCCCTACAAGACGTCGCAATATTATGCCACTACAAACTTTCCCGGTTCGGTAAAACTCCCCACGACATTGTTCAATACCGATTTCAAACCCGAAATATCGACCAACTATGAGGCCGGTGTCGATTTCAGGGTATTCAACAACCGTCTCGGTGTCGATTTTGCGTACTATTATAACCGCACCAAGAACCAAATCATCGATGCGCCGATGGACCCGACGACCGGTTACAGCAAGGCTACCATAAATTCGGGTACGGTGCAGAACATGGGTTATGAAATTGAAGTGGAGGCTGTCCCTGTCTTGACGAGAGATTTCAGTTGGACGTTACGTTTCAACTGGGCGAAAAACAACAATAAGATATTGTCGCTTTCTGAGACGGCCGACGAGAACCAGTTGATACAGAAAATTGCGCAAGCCTCTATCATAGGCCGTGTGGGCGGTAGTGTGGGCGATATCTGGGGATATAAGTTCAAACGTGCGCCCGACGGGCAAATAATCATTGACGAGACGGGTATACCCGTGTTGACCGATGAGATAGAATATGTCGCCAACGCCTATCCTGCATGGAAAGCCGGATTGTATAACGAGTTCAAGTATAAAAATTTCACACTTGGAATTTTGATTGACGGGCAATTAGGCGGAAACATATATTCTACCACGGCCCTCCGAATGGGCATCCAGGGCAAGAGCGAAGCCACGTTGAACGGACGGTTGCCCGGTACCCCTCTTTACATCGCGGCCGATGACCCCCGCATAGCAGGCTCCGATTTCCATCAGATAGGTGGTATGTATGTAATCGCCCCCGGTGTGGTGGAGAATCCCGATGGCACGTTCAGTCCCAATACCAAACCCGTTACCGCGCAGGTATATTATGGGCAGTATTATGCCGCTGAGAATGTCGAAAGCAATACCTACGATGCTTCATTTTTGAAAATCAGAGAGGTGCGCCTTGAATATGCATTTACGAAACACCAGTTGCGCAAAACCCCGTTCAGCAGCTTGTCCATCGCCTTGTATGGAAGGAACCTCTTCTGTTTTACCGATTTCCCGGTATTCGACCCCGAAATCGCAGCCTTGAACGGCGGGAACATCGTGCCCGGTATCGAAGCCGGTTCGTTGCCTTCGACCCGCTCCATGGGTATCAGTCTGAATGTGAATTTTTAA
- a CDS encoding SusD/RagB family nutrient-binding outer membrane lipoprotein gives MKKNIKNILLGGIFMGSLFAACTPFDELNIDPTKLSEANPGSFLDPLIYNVSKFGWNRYNNYTYELMGNIISYRDVNGLGWWFVKDSEGDGTWSTYYEWITNAKAMEKEAVKLNEPNYRAVSKVMQCFMFDILASAFGDIPYHEACRGDEQLFYPAFDSQEEVYRNILQELEAANTLFDTEGNLRYNSTGDLLYKTIDGEGILKWKKFCNSLHLRVLVKLLDVDGFDAENKIKEILDDPVTYPVFESNDDGALVEISGVYPLEEPLVRGKGFNSYRACTEFVVNTLKTWNDPRLPIFVAKEGGEYIGWPAGFSVQPGGKPSAPNKNMALAPMKLTLMSYAELEFIKAELAQRNIIDTDARVAYENGVRASVEQWGGEMPGDYFENPDAAYDGTLERILLQKFFALYFCDYQQWFEYNRTGLPHIPKGDGIPDGQEIPHRFKYPSILQRTNMDNYQSAKTAMGGDELSIKLIWQQ, from the coding sequence ATGAAAAAGAATATCAAAAATATATTGTTGGGCGGCATTTTCATGGGAAGCCTGTTCGCGGCTTGTACGCCGTTCGATGAGTTGAATATCGACCCGACCAAGCTCAGTGAAGCCAACCCCGGTTCTTTCCTCGACCCGCTTATCTACAATGTTTCGAAATTCGGTTGGAACCGTTACAACAATTACACCTATGAACTGATGGGAAACATCATCTCTTATCGAGACGTGAACGGCTTGGGGTGGTGGTTTGTCAAGGACAGCGAGGGCGATGGCACATGGAGCACTTATTATGAGTGGATCACCAATGCCAAAGCCATGGAAAAAGAAGCCGTGAAACTGAATGAACCCAATTACCGGGCCGTGTCGAAAGTCATGCAGTGCTTCATGTTCGATATTCTTGCATCGGCGTTTGGCGATATACCCTACCACGAAGCGTGCCGGGGCGACGAGCAGCTGTTTTATCCCGCCTTCGACAGTCAGGAAGAGGTGTACCGGAATATCTTGCAGGAGTTGGAAGCGGCCAATACGTTATTCGACACCGAGGGCAATCTGAGATACAACTCTACCGGCGACCTCCTCTATAAGACGATCGATGGCGAGGGTATCCTGAAATGGAAGAAATTTTGCAATTCGCTTCATTTGCGTGTGCTTGTGAAGTTGTTGGATGTCGATGGTTTCGATGCCGAGAACAAGATAAAGGAAATCCTCGACGACCCTGTTACCTATCCGGTATTCGAATCGAACGACGATGGCGCTTTGGTCGAAATAAGCGGTGTCTATCCTCTGGAAGAACCTCTCGTGCGTGGCAAAGGCTTTAATTCATACCGGGCCTGCACCGAGTTTGTCGTCAATACGCTCAAAACTTGGAACGACCCGCGGCTGCCTATTTTTGTGGCCAAGGAAGGTGGCGAATATATCGGGTGGCCGGCGGGATTTTCCGTTCAGCCCGGAGGAAAACCTTCGGCACCCAATAAAAACATGGCGCTCGCCCCGATGAAATTGACGTTGATGTCTTATGCCGAGCTGGAATTTATCAAAGCCGAGTTGGCTCAACGGAATATTATCGACACCGATGCCCGGGTTGCCTATGAAAATGGCGTGCGTGCGTCGGTTGAACAGTGGGGAGGGGAAATGCCCGGAGATTATTTCGAAAACCCCGATGCGGCTTATGATGGTACGCTCGAGAGAATCTTGTTGCAAAAGTTCTTTGCCTTGTATTTTTGCGATTACCAGCAATGGTTTGAATACAACAGGACAGGTCTGCCCCATATTCCGAAAGGCGACGGGATTCCCGACGGCCAGGAAATCCCCCACCGGTTCAAATATCCCTCCATCTTGCAACGTACCAACATGGATAACTACCAATCGGCCAAGACGGCCATGGGTGGTGATGAATTGTCGATAAAACTTATATGGCAACAGTAA